From the Salvelinus fontinalis isolate EN_2023a chromosome 35, ASM2944872v1, whole genome shotgun sequence genome, one window contains:
- the LOC129834856 gene encoding KH homology domain-containing protein 4-like: MSSGMTGQTPCLTSSSRWDQPAQPKTRVDVMQGFASSAQTCTSATTTPQSAQQPVAGPMVLRTLQGDMPAAQGGGVEMAAAMAAKINAMLMAKGKLMIPPPLPGKIPPCMSAAASGDETVVTEVDINDVPINSRNLLTKGKTQEEIRQVSGAVVSTRGHYMTSAEKSHGKAVERPLYLHVQGKSQEEVNKAVLKIKEIISEDVLRTAAALGSQLRPVIPPLPLYPQPSRPMAASHPHLPRMPSVNPPVPHGHRPAAPHQGSFVHVKIFVGLDQSLPSFNVNEKVEGPGGMYLGHIQTETGARVFLRGKGSGYIEQASRRESFEPLYVYISHPYSTGLEAAKKLTESLLETVRAEHSRMVSIYTATGSTQPYPAHGYPANSSYSSQGWYSSSSGYPGCNGLAGGYAASTSYPTPPGPSGYWTSAASGQPSQSNLSTNPPSSQAMVQYPVCPRKTHPYLLQDPGCSDQTETDLSSSSSPQTGTGSPKRRFHEKTEDERASQPASSSPEAPVREKSPPLPPAQREEEPGQGAERVLMPPPLPVFLAPGPVARKRPRETAVPEVPRSTLGPVAHKRPRETAVPVVPPSTLGPVAHKRLSETAVPVVPPSPVAHKRPRETALPVVPPSTPASQDFPREVKKMKVVENPSSLVPYGGRVVDTSCLVPYGGDSSDEEEDS, encoded by the exons ATGTCTTCTGGGATGACTGGGCAGACACC GTGCCTAACCAGTAGCAGCAGATGGGATCAGCCTGCTCAGCCCAAAACGAGGGTAGACGTCATGCAAGGCTTCGCTTCCTCTGCCCAGACCTGCACATCGGCCACTACGACCCCTCAATCAGCCCAGCAGCCTGTAGCTGGTCCCATGGTGCTCCGGACATTGCAGGGGGACATGCCAGCAGCACAGGGGGGAGGTGTGGAGATGGCTGCTGCTATGGCTGCTAAGATCAACGCTATGCTGATGGCCAAGGGAAAACTGATGATTCCTCCACCACTACCTGGCAAG ATCCCTCCCTGTATGTCGGCTGCCGCTAGTGGAGACGAGACTGTGGTGACAGAGGTGGATATCAACGATGTGCCCATCAACAGCAGAAACCTGCTCACCAAAGGAAAAACACAGGAAGAG ATTCGTCAGGTCAGCGGTGCAGTAGTCTCAACCAGAGGCCACTACATGACCAGTGCAGAGAAGTCCCATGGAAAAGCAGT AGAAAGGCCTTTGTATTTACACGTCCAGGGGAAGAGCCAAGAGGAGGTCAATA AGGCAGTGCTGAAGATAAAGGAGATCATCTCTGAGGATGTGTTGAGGACAGCTGCAGCGTTAGGATCCCAGCTGAGACCCGTCATACCCCCCCTGCCTCTCTACCCCCAGCCCTCTCGCCCCATGGCTGCATCACATCCACACCTACCCAGGATGCCTAGTGTCAACCCTCCTGTGCCACATGGACACCGGCCCGCCGCGCCACACcaaggg AGTTTTGTGCACGTCAAGATTTTTGTGGGTCTGGACCAGTCCCTGCCCTCGTTCAATGTGAACGAGAAGGTGGAGGGTCCTGGGGGGATGTACCTGGGACACATCCAGACAGAGACGGGAGCCAGAGTGTTCCTCAGGGGGAAAGGCTCAGGGTACATAGAGCAGGCCTCACGGCGGGAGTCCTTCGAACCACTCTACGTCTACATCAG CCATCCCTACTCCACGGGGCTGGAAGCTGCCAAGAAACTCACAGAGAGCCTGTTGGAAACT GTGAGAGCTGAACATAGCCGCATGGTGTCCATCTACACCGCCACCGGCTCCACCCAAC CATACCCAGCTCATGGATACCCAGCTAATAGCTCTTACTCTAGCCAGGGCTGgtacagcagcagcagtggtTACCCAGGGTGTAACGGGCTGGCTGGGGGCTATGCTGCCTCTACCAGCTACCCCACACCGCCAGGACCCTCTGGCTATTGGACTAGTGCTGCTAGTGGTCAGCCCAGTCAATCTAACCTGTCGACAAACCCTCCATCTTCTCAGGCTATGGTTCAGTATCCTGTCTGTCCCAGGAAGACACACCCATACCTATTACAG GACCCTGGGTGCAGTGACCAGACGGAGACTGACCTGTCGTCATCCAGCTCCCCTCAGACAGGGACAGGAAGTCCTAAACGACGCTTCCATGAAAAGACTGAGGATGAGCGGGCCTCTCAG cctgccaGCAGCTCACCCGAGGCCCCGGTGAGAGAGaagtctcctcctctacctccagctCAGCGAGAGGAAGAGCCAGGACAAGGAGCTGAAAG ggTGTTGATGCCACCTCCTCTCCCTGTGTTTCTGGCCCCTGGCCCTGTGGCACGGAAGAGACCCAGGGAGACAGCAGTACCAGAGGTCCCACGCAGCACCCTTGGCCCTGTGGCACACAAGAGACCCAGGGAGACAGCAGTACCAGTGGTACCACCCAGCACTCTCGGCCCTGTGGCACACAAGAGACTCAGTGAGACAGCAGTACCAGTGGTACCACCCAGCCCCGTCGCACACAAGAGACCCAGGGAGACAGCACTACCAGTGGTCCCACCCAGCACCCCTGCATCACAGG ATTTTcctcgggaggtgaagaagatGAAGGTAGTGGAGAACCCTTCAAGTTTAGTGCCCTACGGAGGTAGGGTAGTGGACACTTCATGCCTAGTACCCTACGGTGGGGATTCTTCTGATGAGGAAGAGGACTCCTAG